One Enterococcus silesiacus genomic window carries:
- a CDS encoding MFS transporter, with protein sequence MKNKYTPTAIGLYINYIVHGMGVIIISQNQNSLMTQWDTDLMGIAKVISMLGIGRLIAIMISGRLSDKFGRKPFIYLGMVTYAAYFFGILYSPSVELAMFFAVIAGISNSFLDSGTYPALMESFPKTAGTATVLLKAFIQGGQFALPLLIKFLASNHLWFGWSFMIAAILLGVNAIYLWKQPFPDADAKLAEETEEAVEQAPTVKFKSKPKMAIEGVAFVIYGFIAQATFYLISQFIGTYGEQVAGMAQTDAGVLVSYYSIGSLLCVAFTAIMASKVRSVYLVVIYTFVSFLTIAIMWLFPTPLVCMIGAALVGFFAAGGVLQLGLTVMGEMFPAGKGTITGIYYTFGSIASFVIPVAAAQIAKTNVRGIMLFDTIIAGIGFVLAVIIFIRYRQTIDTSK encoded by the coding sequence ATGAAAAATAAATACACACCGACCGCCATAGGTCTATATATTAACTACATTGTCCATGGGATGGGCGTTATTATTATTTCACAAAATCAAAACTCTTTGATGACACAATGGGATACAGATTTGATGGGGATCGCCAAAGTTATTTCGATGTTAGGGATCGGACGTTTGATCGCAATCATGATTTCAGGGCGTTTATCTGATAAGTTTGGACGGAAGCCATTTATTTATTTAGGAATGGTGACATATGCAGCTTATTTCTTTGGCATACTGTATAGTCCAAGTGTTGAGTTAGCGATGTTTTTTGCAGTAATTGCCGGAATTTCTAATTCATTCCTAGATTCTGGAACGTATCCTGCCTTGATGGAATCATTTCCAAAAACAGCAGGAACTGCAACGGTTTTATTAAAAGCTTTTATTCAAGGTGGTCAATTCGCTTTGCCATTGCTGATTAAATTCCTAGCTTCTAATCACTTATGGTTTGGTTGGTCATTTATGATCGCTGCAATTTTACTTGGTGTCAATGCGATTTACTTATGGAAACAACCATTTCCAGATGCAGATGCAAAACTAGCTGAAGAAACGGAAGAAGCAGTTGAGCAAGCACCAACTGTTAAATTTAAATCAAAACCTAAGATGGCGATCGAAGGTGTTGCTTTTGTTATCTATGGTTTTATCGCACAAGCGACTTTTTATTTGATCAGTCAATTTATTGGAACATACGGTGAACAAGTTGCTGGTATGGCTCAAACAGATGCAGGTGTCTTAGTTTCTTATTATTCTATTGGTTCATTATTATGTGTAGCATTCACAGCAATTATGGCTTCTAAAGTTCGTTCAGTGTATCTAGTTGTTATTTATACATTCGTTTCATTTTTGACGATCGCTATTATGTGGTTATTCCCAACACCGCTTGTTTGTATGATTGGAGCGGCCTTAGTTGGTTTCTTTGCAGCGGGTGGCGTGTTACAATTGGGATTAACAGTTATGGGCGAAATGTTCCCAGCAGGTAAAGGGACAATTACAGGGATTTATTATACATTTGGGAGTATCGCTTCATTTGTGATTCCAGTGGCAGCGGCTCAAATCGCCAAAACCAATGTACGAGGTATCATGTTATTTGATACGATCATTGCAGGAATCGGTTTTGTTTTAGCGGTCATCATTTTTATTCGCTATCGCCAAACGATCGATACATCTAAATAA
- a CDS encoding 3-dehydroquinate dehydratase: MNTVTVKNVTLGSGSPKIIVPLVGKDEAELIAEAKHLLTIDCDLVEWRVDFFDQVADFHAAAEMSKKIAEILNDKPVLFTFRTKQEGGEIAFSDEQYFGLYKAVIENGTIDLLDVELFMDDALVQQTIQAAHENEIKIVMCNHDFDKTPNKEEIVSRLCRMQEKNADICKIAVMPQNSDDVLTLLEATNEMKTVHADRPIVTMSMGQLGMVSRMCGEVFGSAMTFGAAKKASAPGQVPVGELREVLNTLAL, encoded by the coding sequence ATGAATACAGTCACAGTTAAAAACGTGACTCTCGGCAGTGGGAGTCCTAAAATTATTGTTCCTCTAGTAGGTAAAGATGAAGCAGAATTAATAGCAGAAGCTAAACATTTATTAACGATCGATTGTGATCTAGTGGAATGGCGTGTTGATTTTTTTGATCAAGTAGCTGATTTTCACGCAGCTGCTGAAATGTCAAAAAAGATTGCAGAAATCTTAAACGATAAACCAGTTCTGTTCACGTTTCGTACGAAACAAGAAGGCGGCGAAATTGCGTTTTCAGATGAACAATACTTTGGTTTGTACAAAGCAGTCATCGAAAATGGTACAATCGATTTATTGGATGTTGAATTGTTTATGGATGATGCTCTTGTTCAACAAACCATTCAAGCAGCACATGAAAATGAAATCAAAATTGTGATGTGTAACCATGATTTTGATAAAACACCCAACAAAGAAGAAATTGTTTCAAGATTATGCCGTATGCAGGAAAAAAATGCTGATATCTGTAAAATTGCTGTAATGCCGCAAAATTCAGATGATGTGTTAACACTTTTGGAAGCTACGAATGAAATGAAGACGGTACATGCGGATCGACCAATCGTTACAATGTCAATGGGACAACTAGGAATGGTTAGCCGGATGTGCGGAGAAGTGTTTGGTTCAGCCATGACTTTTGGTGCCGCTAAAAAGGCATCAGCTCCAGGCCAAGTTCCAGTAGGCGAGCTACGCGAAGTTCTTAACACTTTAGCATTGTAA
- a CDS encoding aminoacyl-tRNA deacylase, with amino-acid sequence MAKKKKIQKTNAMRIVEQHKIIYKEYEFEWSEDHLSAGSVAEKLGIEDGKTFKTLVTVGNKTGPVVAVIPGNKELDLKKLAIASGNKKVDMLHLKDLEETTGYIRGGCSPIGMKKLFPTYIGEEANIFDTIIISAGKRGMQIELSPLSILQVTNGSIVDLTM; translated from the coding sequence ATGGCGAAAAAAAAGAAAATACAAAAAACAAACGCAATGCGAATTGTTGAACAACATAAAATCATATATAAAGAATATGAATTTGAATGGAGTGAAGACCACTTAAGTGCAGGTAGTGTTGCTGAAAAATTAGGGATCGAAGATGGGAAAACCTTTAAGACTTTGGTGACTGTTGGAAATAAGACTGGTCCCGTTGTTGCAGTTATTCCAGGTAATAAAGAATTAGACCTAAAGAAATTAGCAATTGCAAGTGGTAATAAAAAAGTTGATATGCTTCATTTGAAAGATTTAGAAGAAACGACTGGCTATATTAGAGGCGGCTGTTCCCCAATCGGAATGAAAAAACTGTTTCCAACATATATTGGAGAAGAAGCGAATATCTTTGATACAATCATTATTTCCGCAGGTAAAAGAGGGATGCAGATTGAGTTATCCCCCTTGTCGATTCTTCAAGTAACGAATGGGAGCATAGTAGACTTAACAATGTAA
- a CDS encoding ribonuclease HI codes for MLRIYVDAATKGNPGPSAGGIVLVGDRLHEQIHVQLGECSNHEAEFKVFIKALQLVIEKDLNEQTVLIHSDSKIVVQTIEKRHAKNPIFQPYLYTFQQLESSFQLLLVKWVPESQNKGADTLARQALHKYQ; via the coding sequence ATGTTACGAATATATGTCGATGCTGCAACAAAAGGAAATCCTGGGCCAAGTGCTGGCGGTATCGTTCTTGTAGGTGATAGACTTCACGAACAAATCCACGTACAACTTGGGGAGTGTTCCAATCATGAAGCTGAGTTTAAAGTGTTTATTAAAGCTCTACAATTGGTTATTGAAAAAGACTTAAATGAGCAAACTGTCTTAATCCATTCTGATAGTAAAATCGTTGTTCAAACAATTGAAAAAAGGCATGCCAAAAACCCTATATTCCAACCTTACCTCTATACCTTTCAGCAATTAGAAAGTAGTTTTCAACTATTATTGGTAAAATGGGTTCCTGAAAGTCAGAATAAAGGTGCAGATACTTTGGCTAGACAGGCATTACATAAATATCAGTAG
- a CDS encoding transposase, whose amino-acid sequence MAYVLALDVSMGKSYKVLYKEELCLSQGEITHTRSGFDYLLQEIQQLPETPSIVFESTGVYSRVIETFCQNNHLPYCLLNPLEAKKQLDSGLRVLKTDKQDAHRLAQTHGQYERKIKQHQPVIYEESHDLARFYQEVETEIKRLRMYLHTALQLTFPELEILFSSRLSKLSLNLIELFPHPEYLAGLSQTQVKNILKKSTDKRLSDKKVLEKAQQLLSLASNSYPTTTKTSIQVQKVQYYAHQLKELIQSKETLSKQLIEQTKPLSEFELYQSVPGIGEVSAALLIGEIGDIRRFEAHKKVNAFVGIDTRRYQSGKYLAQDHINKRGNPKARKILYFTVKNMIRQQAAASNHIVDYYYKLKTQPLPKKDKVATVACMNKLLKCLYSMIKNETKYDYAYTASKDQ is encoded by the coding sequence ATGGCTTATGTACTTGCATTGGATGTTTCTATGGGCAAAAGTTATAAAGTGCTTTATAAAGAGGAGCTTTGTCTCTCCCAAGGAGAGATTACTCATACCAGATCTGGTTTTGACTACTTGCTTCAAGAAATTCAACAGTTACCCGAAACACCCAGTATCGTCTTTGAATCAACAGGCGTTTACTCAAGAGTAATTGAAACTTTTTGTCAAAATAATCACTTACCCTATTGTCTATTGAATCCCTTAGAGGCAAAAAAACAGCTTGATAGTGGGTTGCGTGTTCTTAAAACAGATAAGCAAGACGCTCATCGTCTTGCACAAACTCACGGTCAATATGAACGGAAGATCAAACAACACCAACCAGTTATTTATGAAGAATCCCATGATTTAGCTCGCTTTTATCAAGAGGTAGAAACAGAAATCAAGCGACTAAGAATGTACTTACACACAGCTCTTCAGCTTACTTTTCCAGAACTAGAAATCCTTTTTTCGAGCCGCTTATCAAAACTATCTCTAAATCTTATTGAACTGTTTCCTCATCCAGAATACTTAGCTGGATTGAGTCAAACGCAGGTGAAAAATATCTTGAAAAAGAGCACAGACAAACGACTCTCTGATAAAAAAGTGTTAGAAAAAGCGCAACAGCTCCTTTCATTGGCTTCTAATTCCTATCCAACGACCACAAAAACGAGTATTCAAGTGCAGAAGGTTCAGTATTATGCCCATCAGTTAAAAGAGCTTATCCAATCAAAGGAAACATTGTCTAAGCAGCTTATTGAACAAACCAAACCATTATCTGAGTTCGAACTTTATCAAAGTGTTCCAGGCATCGGTGAAGTATCTGCCGCTTTACTTATTGGTGAAATTGGAGATATTCGCCGATTTGAAGCCCATAAGAAAGTCAATGCTTTTGTTGGGATAGATACCCGTAGGTATCAATCAGGGAAATACCTTGCCCAAGACCATATCAATAAACGTGGAAACCCGAAAGCTCGGAAAATTCTTTATTTCACTGTAAAAAATATGATCCGCCAACAAGCTGCCGCTTCGAATCATATTGTAGATTACTATTACAAATTAAAAACGCAACCTCTACCCAAAAAGGATAAGGTTGCGACCGTAGCCTGTATGAACAAACTACTGAAGTGTCTCTATTCCATGATTAAGAACGAGACAAAGTACGACTATGCGTACACGGCCTCTAAGGACCAATAA
- a CDS encoding cold-shock protein, with protein MEKGFVKWFDNRKGYGFIGYNEDEEIFVHFTAIEEDGFKSLEENQAVEFEVMEGTRGLQAAHVKKI; from the coding sequence ATGGAAAAAGGGTTCGTCAAGTGGTTCGATAATAGAAAAGGTTACGGCTTTATTGGTTACAATGAAGACGAGGAGATCTTTGTTCATTTCACAGCAATCGAAGAAGATGGCTTTAAGTCATTAGAAGAAAATCAAGCCGTAGAATTTGAAGTAATGGAAGGTACACGTGGTTTACAAGCCGCTCATGTGAAAAAAATATAG
- a CDS encoding formate--tetrahydrofolate ligase gives MKTDIEISQAIDLLPIKKVAQSIDLTNNDLELFGKYKAKIDFSTIQRLSKNQEGKLILVTSINPTPAGEGKSTVTIGLGDALNLIGKKTVIALREPSLGPVMGIKGGATGGGYAQLLPMEEINLHFTGDMHAITTANNALSALLDNHIQQGNELGIDVRRIIWKRVVDLNDRALRHVNVGLGGPTQGMPREDGFDITVASEIMAILCLAADLEDLKFRLGNIVIGYTFDREPVSVSDLGVQGALTLLLKEAIKPNLVQTIYGTAAFIHGGPFANIAHGCNSIIATKTALKLGDYVVTEAGFGADLGGEKFLDIKVPNLKKAPDAVVIVATIRALKMHGGVDKKELNTEDVSAMAKGFSNLQKHIENIKSYGLPVVVAINEFINDSENEIVALRELCQSIDVPVELTSVWEKGAQGGVALAKRVTQVIEEQTADFKTIYQNGMNLEDKIKTIVTKIYGGNHVVFSKKARNQLATFEKYGWDRLPVCMAKTQYSLSDDPQKLGRPVGFTITIRELVPKIGAGFIVALTGDVMTMPGLPKKPAALNMDVDKDGNAIGLF, from the coding sequence ATGAAGACAGATATAGAAATTTCTCAAGCGATTGACTTATTACCTATCAAAAAGGTAGCGCAAAGCATTGATTTAACAAACAATGATCTAGAATTATTTGGAAAATACAAAGCCAAAATCGATTTTTCGACGATCCAGCGCTTGTCAAAAAATCAAGAAGGAAAACTGATTTTAGTCACATCTATCAATCCCACACCAGCAGGCGAAGGAAAATCAACTGTCACAATCGGGTTAGGTGATGCGCTGAATTTGATCGGTAAGAAGACTGTGATTGCATTACGGGAGCCTTCATTAGGACCTGTTATGGGCATCAAAGGCGGAGCGACAGGTGGAGGATACGCTCAATTATTACCAATGGAAGAGATTAACTTGCATTTTACAGGGGATATGCATGCCATTACAACTGCCAACAATGCACTTTCAGCACTGTTGGATAACCACATTCAACAAGGAAATGAACTGGGCATTGATGTGAGAAGAATTATTTGGAAAAGGGTTGTAGATTTAAATGATCGCGCGTTGCGTCATGTCAATGTAGGCTTAGGCGGTCCAACTCAAGGGATGCCACGTGAAGATGGCTTTGATATTACCGTTGCTAGTGAGATTATGGCGATATTATGCTTAGCAGCAGATTTAGAAGATTTGAAGTTTAGACTGGGAAATATCGTTATCGGCTATACGTTTGATCGTGAACCTGTGTCTGTTAGCGACTTAGGCGTTCAAGGAGCGTTGACCTTGCTATTGAAAGAGGCGATCAAACCTAACCTAGTCCAAACTATATATGGCACGGCAGCATTTATTCATGGCGGACCATTTGCAAATATTGCTCATGGCTGCAATAGTATAATAGCAACGAAAACGGCATTGAAACTTGGGGATTATGTTGTGACTGAAGCTGGTTTTGGTGCTGATTTAGGTGGAGAGAAATTCTTAGATATTAAAGTACCTAACTTAAAAAAAGCACCAGATGCAGTTGTAATCGTCGCGACGATTCGTGCGCTAAAAATGCATGGTGGGGTGGATAAAAAAGAGTTAAATACAGAAGATGTTTCGGCTATGGCCAAAGGGTTTTCAAATTTACAAAAGCATATTGAGAACATAAAAAGTTACGGATTGCCAGTCGTAGTTGCTATAAACGAGTTTATCAATGATAGTGAAAACGAAATTGTTGCCTTACGTGAATTATGCCAATCAATAGACGTGCCAGTTGAATTGACGAGTGTTTGGGAAAAAGGTGCGCAAGGTGGCGTAGCATTAGCAAAACGTGTTACTCAAGTGATAGAAGAGCAGACTGCTGATTTTAAAACGATTTATCAAAATGGTATGAATTTAGAAGATAAAATTAAAACGATCGTGACGAAAATATATGGCGGAAATCATGTAGTATTCTCCAAAAAAGCACGAAATCAACTTGCCACTTTTGAAAAATATGGCTGGGATCGCCTACCTGTGTGTATGGCGAAAACCCAATACTCTCTATCGGATGATCCGCAAAAACTAGGACGCCCAGTAGGATTTACGATCACGATTCGTGAGTTGGTACCTAAAATTGGTGCAGGTTTTATCGTAGCGCTGACAGGAGATGTCATGACGATGCCAGGTTTGCCCAAGAAACCTGCTGCACTGAATATGGATGTTGATAAAGATGGTAACGCAATCGGGTTATTTTAA